A section of the Mesorhizobium loti genome encodes:
- a CDS encoding winged helix-turn-helix transcriptional regulator, with translation MTPLSAASGVENVLRILEGRWKLVILFHLFGGKVLRFSDLERAIPAISQKMLIQQLRQMESDGIVRRIVHHQVPPKVEYCLTDWGQALCPALDALLKWAALRDPAEA, from the coding sequence CTGACGCCGTTGTCGGCGGCGAGCGGCGTCGAGAATGTGCTGCGTATCCTCGAGGGCCGCTGGAAGCTGGTGATCCTGTTTCACCTGTTCGGCGGCAAGGTGCTGCGCTTTTCCGACCTCGAACGGGCTATCCCGGCGATCTCGCAGAAAATGCTGATCCAGCAGTTGCGACAGATGGAGAGCGACGGCATCGTGCGCCGTATCGTGCACCACCAGGTGCCGCCAAAGGTCGAGTACTGCCTGACCGATTGGGGCCAGGCCCTGTGCCCGGCCCTCGACGCCTTGTTGAAATGGGCGGCACTCCGCGACCCTGCGGAAGCTTGA
- the rnk gene encoding nucleoside diphosphate kinase regulator, with product MQHATGLRPSSQILISNTDHDRLTGLARALLDRAPETAEELLSEMDRAIITDAATMPAGVVRMGSIVTVRTEGGDTQRITLVYPGEADIAENRISVLTPMGTALIGAAIGQTVCWSSRDGRELSVTIEAVDSPASGQQRR from the coding sequence ATGCAACATGCAACAGGACTGCGCCCAAGCAGCCAGATACTGATCAGCAACACCGACCATGACAGGTTGACAGGCCTGGCGAGGGCCTTGCTCGACCGTGCCCCCGAGACGGCCGAGGAACTGCTTTCGGAAATGGACCGGGCCATCATCACGGACGCGGCGACGATGCCGGCCGGGGTGGTGCGCATGGGTTCGATCGTGACGGTCCGCACCGAGGGCGGCGATACCCAGCGCATCACGCTGGTCTATCCCGGCGAAGCCGACATTGCCGAAAACAGGATTTCGGTGCTGACGCCGATGGGAACGGCGCTCATCGGAGCGGCGATCGGGCAGACGGTGTGCTGGAGCAGTCGTGACGGCCGTGAACTGTCGGTGACGATCGAAGCCGTCGACTCGCCGGCCTCCGGCCAGCAGCGGCGCTGA
- a CDS encoding LysR family transcriptional regulator, which yields MNWDDVRIFLAVARAGQILGAARRLELNHATVSRRIAALEDALRTKLFRRLTTGSELTPAGERFLDIAERMEGDMIAARSTIAGEDDVSGTVRIGAPDGFGVAFLARRLGELTALHRELTIQLVPVPRSFSLSRREADIAITVERPTEGRLVAGKLVDYSLGLFASRAYADSNGLPRTAAELGQHTLIGYVPDLIVSPSLDYAAEFSADWRTSFAISSALGQAEAVRSGAGIGILHTFVARSMPELVAVDVVAPIRRAYWLVYHESVRPLRRIQIVASFITKAVERERSLFQ from the coding sequence ATGAACTGGGATGACGTCCGCATCTTCCTCGCCGTCGCCCGCGCCGGCCAGATCCTTGGCGCCGCCAGGCGGCTGGAGCTCAACCACGCCACCGTCTCGCGGCGCATCGCCGCCCTCGAAGACGCGCTACGCACAAAGCTGTTTCGCCGCCTGACCACCGGCAGCGAACTGACGCCCGCCGGCGAGCGCTTCCTCGATATTGCCGAGCGCATGGAGGGCGACATGATCGCCGCGCGCTCGACCATTGCCGGCGAGGACGACGTATCGGGCACGGTGCGCATCGGAGCACCGGACGGCTTCGGCGTCGCCTTCCTGGCCAGGCGCCTCGGCGAACTGACCGCACTGCATCGCGAACTGACGATCCAACTCGTGCCGGTGCCGCGTTCCTTCTCCCTGTCCCGGCGCGAGGCCGACATCGCCATCACCGTCGAGCGGCCGACGGAGGGCCGGCTGGTGGCCGGAAAGCTGGTTGACTATTCGCTCGGCCTGTTTGCGTCGCGGGCCTATGCCGATTCCAATGGTCTGCCCAGGACCGCGGCCGAACTCGGCCAGCACACGCTCATCGGCTATGTTCCGGATCTTATCGTCAGCCCATCGCTCGACTACGCGGCCGAGTTCAGCGCCGACTGGCGCACCAGCTTCGCCATTTCCTCCGCCCTCGGCCAGGCCGAAGCGGTGCGCTCGGGCGCCGGGATCGGCATCCTGCACACCTTCGTCGCGCGTTCGATGCCGGAACTGGTGGCGGTCGATGTGGTGGCGCCCATCCGCCGCGCCTATTGGCTGGTCTATCACGAATCGGTCAGGCCGCTGCGTCGCATCCAGATCGTCGCCAGCTTCATCACCAAGGCGGTTGAGCGAGAAAGAAGCCTCTTCCAGTGA
- a CDS encoding SDR family oxidoreductase, translated as MTIVQKFAFDDREFAGKRVLVTGGTKGAGEAIVRRLSAAGAIVLTTARSATEASSQKLFVQADVSTLAGTETVAAAIMKQLGGIDIIVHSVGGSKSPGGGFAGLTDQLWQDELSLNLLAAVRLDRLLIPGMIEQGAGVIIHISSIQRRLPLHESTIAYAAAKAALSTYSKALSKELGPKGIRVNSVAPGWIHTSASEAMVKRLASHSGSDEATARQGIMDALGGIPIGRPAWPQEVAELVAFLVSDRGSAIHGTEYVIDGGTIPTV; from the coding sequence ATGACCATCGTCCAGAAATTTGCGTTCGACGACCGGGAATTTGCCGGGAAGCGCGTTCTGGTCACCGGCGGCACCAAGGGCGCCGGCGAAGCCATCGTGCGCAGGCTTTCGGCGGCAGGCGCGATCGTTCTTACCACTGCCCGCTCAGCGACCGAAGCATCATCGCAGAAGCTGTTCGTGCAGGCCGATGTGAGTACCTTGGCGGGTACCGAGACAGTGGCCGCGGCTATAATGAAGCAGCTTGGTGGCATCGACATCATCGTGCACAGCGTCGGCGGTTCGAAGAGCCCCGGCGGCGGATTTGCCGGATTGACCGATCAGCTCTGGCAGGACGAGCTCAGCCTCAATCTGCTCGCGGCGGTGCGGCTCGATCGCTTGCTGATTCCCGGCATGATCGAGCAAGGCGCGGGCGTGATCATTCACATATCGTCGATCCAGCGCCGCCTGCCGCTGCACGAATCCACCATCGCCTATGCGGCGGCCAAGGCAGCCCTTTCAACCTACAGCAAGGCGTTGTCCAAGGAACTTGGCCCGAAAGGCATCCGGGTCAACAGCGTGGCCCCGGGCTGGATCCACACCAGCGCATCGGAAGCCATGGTGAAGCGGCTGGCATCCCACTCGGGTTCGGATGAGGCAACCGCCCGCCAGGGCATCATGGATGCGCTGGGCGGCATCCCGATCGGCCGGCCGGCATGGCCGCAAGAGGTCGCCGAACTGGTGGCTTTCCTCGTCTCCGACCGCGGCTCGGCGATCCACGGCACCGAATACGTCATCGATGGCGGCACGATTCCAACGGTGTGA
- a CDS encoding nuclear transport factor 2 family protein, with amino-acid sequence MTANLPQPLANYFAAKNRHDIDAMLAPFASDATVKDEGETHRGPAAIRGWMEETTRKYRVTVEVADATVRGDAWRIAGIVSGNFPGSPATLHYVFTLAGDRIARLEIGA; translated from the coding sequence ATGACCGCAAACCTTCCGCAGCCGCTGGCCAACTATTTCGCCGCCAAGAACAGGCATGACATCGATGCCATGCTGGCGCCCTTCGCGTCCGACGCCACGGTCAAGGACGAAGGCGAAACCCATCGGGGTCCGGCCGCCATCCGCGGCTGGATGGAGGAGACGACACGCAAATACCGGGTGACCGTCGAGGTCGCCGACGCGACGGTCCGTGGCGATGCATGGCGGATCGCCGGCATCGTCTCAGGCAATTTCCCAGGCAGCCCTGCGACGCTCCACTATGTCTTCACGCTGGCCGGCGACCGGATCGCGCGGCTGGAGATCGGCGCATGA
- a CDS encoding D-amino acid dehydrogenase, whose amino-acid sequence MKIMVLGSGVIGVTTAYYLAEAGHEVTVIDRQKGPALETSFANAGEISPGYASPWAGPGIPLKAIKWLLMKHGPLVVRPAFDPHMWTWLVKMLRNCTAERYAVNKSRMVPLAEYSRDTLKALREATGITYDERAQGTLQLFRTQKQLDGTAGDVDVLKKYGVPYEILDPEGCIAAEPALAGVREKFVGGLRLPHDETGDCKMFTDKLTELCVARGVKFEYDTTIYRVIRSRNRIANLSTSKGFKASDAYVMALGSYSAGFMRRMKRSIPVYPVKGYSITVPIKDADLAPVSTVMDETYKVAITRLGDRIRVGGTAEISGFDLRLHESRRRTLEHSVGDLFPGAGAMREATFWCGLRPMTPDGPPLIGRTELSNLYLNTGHGTLGWTMACGSAKVLADIMSNRVPEIDARALAQERYLK is encoded by the coding sequence ATGAAGATCATGGTGCTGGGCAGTGGCGTCATCGGGGTGACCACGGCCTACTATCTCGCCGAGGCTGGCCATGAGGTGACGGTGATCGATCGCCAGAAAGGCCCGGCACTGGAGACCAGCTTTGCCAATGCCGGTGAGATTTCGCCCGGTTATGCCTCGCCCTGGGCCGGCCCCGGCATTCCGCTCAAGGCGATCAAATGGCTGTTGATGAAGCATGGTCCGCTGGTGGTGCGGCCGGCTTTCGATCCGCATATGTGGACCTGGCTGGTCAAGATGCTGCGCAACTGCACGGCCGAGCGCTATGCGGTCAACAAGTCGCGCATGGTGCCGCTGGCCGAATACAGCCGCGACACGCTGAAGGCGCTGCGCGAGGCGACCGGCATCACCTACGACGAGCGGGCCCAGGGCACGCTGCAGCTGTTCCGCACGCAAAAGCAGCTTGATGGCACGGCGGGCGACGTCGATGTGCTGAAGAAATATGGCGTGCCTTACGAAATCCTCGACCCGGAGGGCTGCATCGCGGCGGAACCGGCGCTGGCCGGCGTGCGTGAGAAATTCGTCGGAGGGCTGCGGCTGCCGCATGACGAGACCGGCGACTGCAAGATGTTCACCGACAAATTGACGGAACTATGCGTGGCGCGGGGCGTGAAGTTCGAGTACGACACGACGATATACCGCGTCATCCGCAGCCGTAACCGCATCGCCAACCTCAGCACCAGCAAGGGTTTCAAGGCCTCCGACGCCTATGTGATGGCGCTGGGCAGCTACTCGGCGGGCTTCATGCGTCGCATGAAGCGGTCGATCCCGGTCTATCCGGTCAAGGGCTACTCGATCACCGTGCCGATCAAGGATGCCGACTTGGCGCCTGTGTCGACGGTGATGGACGAAACCTACAAGGTGGCGATCACCCGGCTGGGCGACCGCATCCGCGTCGGCGGCACGGCCGAGATCTCCGGCTTCGACCTCAGGCTGCATGAATCGCGGCGCCGCACGCTCGAACATTCGGTCGGCGATCTCTTTCCAGGCGCCGGCGCCATGCGCGAGGCGACCTTCTGGTGCGGTCTGCGGCCGATGACACCGGATGGGCCACCGCTGATCGGCCGCACCGAGCTTTCCAATCTCTATCTCAACACCGGCCATGGCACGCTCGGCTGGACCATGGCCTGCGGCTCGGCCAAGGTGCTGGCCGACATCATGTCGAACCGGGTTCCCGAGATCGATGCCCGTGCGCTGGCCCAGGAACGCTACCTGAAATAG
- a CDS encoding CoA-acylating methylmalonate-semialdehyde dehydrogenase, whose amino-acid sequence MIEYGHFIGGKRVAGTSGRKQDVMQPMDGSVRGTVALASQAELRAAVENAKAAQPKWAATNPQRRVRVLMKFLELVARDYDELADILAREHGKTIADAKGDIQRGLEVVEVCIGAPHMMKGEFTDGAGPGIDVYSMRQPLGVVAGITPFNFPAMIPLWKIAPAIACGNAFILKPSERDPGVPIRIAELFLEAGLPAGILNVVNGDKEVVDAILDDPDIKAVGFVGSTPIAHYIYSRGTAAGKRVQCFGGAKNHMIIMPDADMDQTVDALIGAGYGSAGERCMAISVAVPVGNDTANRLMEKLVPRVESLKVGPSTDSAADFGPLVTAQALERVKGYVDTGVKEGAKLVVDGRGFKMQGYENGYYMGGCLFDNVTADMRIYKEEIFGPVLSVVRAPTYESAIKLANDHEMGNGVAIFTRDGDAARDFASRVQVGMVGVNVPIPVPIAYYTFGGWKASSFGDLNQHGSDAFRFYTKTKTVTSRWPSGIKDGAEFVIPTMN is encoded by the coding sequence ATGATCGAATACGGTCATTTCATCGGCGGCAAGCGTGTCGCCGGCACCAGCGGCCGCAAGCAGGATGTCATGCAGCCGATGGACGGCTCCGTGCGCGGCACGGTGGCGCTGGCCTCGCAGGCGGAACTGCGCGCGGCGGTCGAGAATGCCAAGGCGGCGCAGCCGAAATGGGCCGCCACCAACCCGCAGCGTCGCGTGCGCGTGCTGATGAAATTCCTCGAACTGGTCGCCCGCGACTATGACGAACTGGCCGACATACTGGCGCGCGAGCACGGCAAGACGATCGCCGACGCCAAGGGTGACATCCAGCGCGGCCTTGAAGTGGTGGAGGTCTGCATCGGCGCGCCGCATATGATGAAGGGCGAGTTCACCGATGGCGCCGGCCCCGGCATCGATGTCTATTCGATGCGCCAGCCGCTCGGCGTCGTCGCCGGCATCACGCCGTTCAACTTCCCGGCGATGATCCCGCTGTGGAAGATCGCGCCTGCGATTGCATGCGGCAACGCCTTCATCCTGAAGCCGTCCGAGCGTGATCCGGGCGTGCCGATCCGCATCGCCGAATTGTTCCTCGAGGCTGGGCTGCCGGCAGGCATCCTCAACGTCGTCAACGGCGACAAGGAAGTCGTCGACGCCATCCTCGACGACCCCGACATCAAGGCCGTCGGCTTCGTCGGCTCGACGCCGATCGCGCATTACATCTATTCGCGCGGCACGGCCGCCGGCAAGCGCGTGCAGTGCTTCGGAGGCGCCAAGAACCACATGATCATCATGCCCGACGCCGACATGGACCAGACCGTCGACGCGCTGATCGGCGCCGGCTACGGCTCGGCCGGCGAACGCTGCATGGCGATCTCGGTGGCGGTTCCGGTCGGCAACGATACCGCCAACAGGCTGATGGAGAAGCTGGTTCCACGTGTCGAAAGCCTGAAGGTCGGCCCGTCGACGGATTCGGCCGCCGATTTCGGCCCGCTGGTGACGGCGCAGGCGCTGGAGCGCGTGAAGGGTTATGTCGACACCGGCGTCAAGGAAGGCGCCAAGCTGGTCGTCGACGGCCGCGGCTTCAAGATGCAGGGCTACGAGAACGGCTACTACATGGGCGGCTGCCTCTTCGACAACGTCACGGCAGACATGCGCATCTACAAGGAAGAGATCTTCGGGCCGGTGCTCTCGGTGGTGCGCGCCCCGACCTATGAGAGCGCGATCAAGCTCGCCAACGACCACGAAATGGGCAATGGCGTCGCCATCTTCACCCGCGACGGCGACGCCGCGCGTGACTTCGCAAGCCGTGTCCAGGTCGGCATGGTCGGCGTCAACGTGCCGATCCCGGTGCCGATCGCCTATTACACGTTCGGCGGCTGGAAGGCGTCGTCCTTCGGCGACCTCAACCAGCATGGCTCGGACGCCTTCCGCTTCTACACCAAGACCAAGACGGTGACCTCGCGCTGGCCGTCCGGTATCAAGGACGGCGCGGAATTCGTCATCCCGACGATGAACTAA
- a CDS encoding phospholipase D-like domain-containing protein, with product MNRRIPIILALFGLAALAGCAEAGRDACDLLPGQETCTPPSPSASTPGPQVAASRFFGDAGTNDYERRFLALLAHNQLGAMDRANGTGPFGRNRRDVQNRDFQATYSTLQQLAEPVAKAHLLPAGGGSGEGHFAGRWRMSRQTLYIDPSARASAPRTFDFSGLQARSTEIIVRQAGKQPADIESTCDGALAIRTAGASRTITAGAAFRFRLSGEDDAVSLFPGDSLSRCTARIRSSLDPAGAPLTIRREETADPALASFDSRYQRCPVPDSAGLDALERAFYASRWLSQTCAMPIGAPRLLRKSREGFNAKVEALMGAPLSDAAIDKGDPELPLDFSRAPRLKLIYLSSLEFKADFSGRIIERLIRHHAALGTKVRIMVTDVLERDKDDAMLHRLAAEFPNVQLQEYRWRADHGAPIDEQISQLHKTHHIKMLATLAQDPARSRVIIGGRNIHDGFLFHQPIDLSRYPDLQQYGKTDGFSLNYYSNWSDFDIEFADRPTVETLAAHLSTIWLRDADTNLARPFSVPVRADGRPRGNARHFISVPYEDDHALEDYFVELVDAAQHHIQIVNPYLNLTPSLARAFDRALARGVKIDIVGRIDLKGDIGGKFLTALNKLFVEKYGDRIDIREFKAPDVVLHSKIMMIDERLVAISSVNLNNRSFFHDSENGVMVLDPAFYVRMKPIYDDYLAHSNPVSTEVTIPWAYRLLFDEAWVRQAF from the coding sequence TTGAATCGCCGCATACCCATCATCCTTGCCCTGTTCGGATTGGCGGCTCTTGCCGGCTGTGCCGAGGCAGGCCGCGATGCCTGCGACCTCCTGCCTGGGCAGGAAACCTGCACACCGCCCTCGCCGTCGGCCAGCACGCCCGGGCCACAGGTGGCAGCGTCGCGGTTTTTCGGCGATGCAGGCACCAACGACTATGAAAGACGGTTCCTGGCACTGCTCGCCCACAACCAGCTTGGCGCCATGGATCGCGCCAACGGCACCGGCCCTTTCGGGCGCAACCGCCGCGATGTCCAAAATCGCGATTTCCAGGCGACCTATTCGACGCTGCAGCAACTGGCCGAACCGGTCGCCAAGGCGCATCTGCTGCCAGCCGGCGGCGGCAGCGGCGAAGGCCATTTCGCCGGACGCTGGCGGATGTCCCGGCAGACGCTCTACATCGATCCGTCCGCGCGCGCCTCGGCACCCAGGACTTTCGATTTCTCCGGCCTGCAGGCACGCAGCACCGAAATCATTGTGCGCCAGGCCGGCAAGCAGCCTGCCGACATCGAGAGCACCTGCGACGGCGCATTGGCGATCCGGACCGCTGGAGCCTCCCGCACCATCACCGCCGGCGCGGCATTCCGCTTTCGCCTGTCGGGCGAGGACGATGCGGTCAGCCTGTTTCCTGGCGACAGCCTGAGCCGCTGCACGGCGAGGATCCGCTCCAGCCTTGACCCGGCGGGCGCTCCGCTTACCATCCGGCGCGAAGAGACCGCCGATCCAGCACTCGCCAGCTTCGACAGCCGCTACCAGCGTTGCCCGGTTCCCGACAGCGCCGGCCTCGACGCGCTTGAGCGCGCCTTCTATGCCAGCCGCTGGCTGTCGCAGACCTGCGCCATGCCGATCGGCGCACCCAGGCTGCTGCGCAAGTCGCGCGAGGGCTTCAACGCCAAGGTCGAGGCGCTGATGGGCGCGCCGCTGTCCGATGCGGCGATAGACAAGGGCGACCCGGAACTGCCGCTCGATTTCTCCAGGGCGCCAAGGCTGAAGCTGATCTATCTGTCCTCGCTTGAATTCAAGGCGGACTTTTCCGGCCGCATCATCGAACGGTTGATCCGCCATCATGCGGCCCTTGGCACCAAGGTGCGCATCATGGTCACCGATGTGCTGGAACGCGACAAGGACGATGCCATGCTGCACCGGCTGGCGGCTGAGTTCCCCAACGTCCAGCTACAGGAATACCGCTGGCGCGCCGATCATGGCGCCCCGATCGACGAGCAGATATCGCAACTGCACAAGACCCATCACATCAAGATGCTGGCGACGCTGGCGCAGGACCCCGCGCGCTCGCGCGTCATCATAGGCGGCCGCAACATCCATGACGGCTTCCTGTTCCACCAGCCGATCGATCTGTCGCGCTATCCGGACCTGCAGCAATACGGCAAGACCGACGGCTTTTCGCTGAACTACTATTCGAACTGGAGCGACTTCGACATCGAGTTCGCGGACAGGCCGACGGTCGAGACACTCGCCGCGCATCTGTCGACGATATGGCTGCGCGATGCCGACACCAATCTGGCCCGCCCCTTCTCCGTCCCGGTTCGCGCCGATGGCCGCCCCCGGGGCAACGCCCGGCATTTCATTTCCGTGCCCTATGAGGACGACCATGCGCTGGAGGATTATTTCGTCGAGCTGGTCGACGCCGCCCAGCACCATATCCAGATCGTCAACCCCTACCTCAATCTGACGCCGAGCCTCGCCCGCGCCTTTGACCGGGCACTCGCCCGCGGCGTCAAGATCGACATTGTCGGCCGCATCGATCTCAAGGGCGATATCGGCGGCAAGTTCCTCACCGCGCTCAACAAGCTGTTTGTCGAGAAATATGGCGACCGCATCGACATACGCGAGTTCAAGGCGCCGGACGTGGTGCTGCATTCCAAGATCATGATGATCGACGAAAGGCTGGTCGCCATCTCCTCGGTCAACCTCAACAACCGCAGTTTCTTCCACGATTCAGAGAACGGCGTGATGGTGCTCGATCCCGCCTTCTATGTCAGGATGAAGCCGATCTATGACGACTATCTCGCCCACTCGAACCCGGTTTCCACCGAGGTGACGATCCCTTGGGCCTACCGGCTGCTGTTCGACGAGGCCTGGGTCAGGCAGGCGTTCTGA